From Salvelinus sp. IW2-2015 linkage group LG2, ASM291031v2, whole genome shotgun sequence, one genomic window encodes:
- the LOC111974535 gene encoding uncharacterized protein C7orf57 homolog isoform X3, translated as MNTDTDRRQNDHGVGNGDGDDDSTKAAPTSQIPGMSDDANNGPEERTKGRRTGVNESDSAYTKLAKQGGQRGKNGLLWHEETNLDTKPNSASSYKAPNWFSGSPKAQEQASPTESFQNYMSTNAPFGSDNKSTWERDFDDKEKISPNSQMENLSLASGKNEDAAGNFKKTSQKSQNSTPVNMSTLLSFGYLEDQKGAPNMHSSSSKE; from the exons ATGAACACTGACACAGATCGCCGACAAAACGACCATG gcgTTGGcaatggtgatggtgatgatgattcaACAAAAGCTGCCCCGACCTCGCAGATTCCTGGGATGTCTGACGATGCTAACaatggtcctgaggagaggacTAAAGGACGCCGTACGGGAGTCAATGAGTCCGATTCTGCTTATACTAAACTGGCTAAACAAGGAGGACAGAGGGGTAAAAACG GTTTATTGTGGCACGAGGAGACCAATTTGGACACCAAACCTAATTCTGCGTCATCTTACAAAGCTCCAAATTGGTTCTCTGGATCTCCAAAAGCTCAAGAGCAAGCAAG CCCAACTGAGAGCTTTCAAAACTACATGTCAACTAATGCTCCCTTTGGGAGTGATAATAAGTCAACTTGGGAAAGGGACTTTGATGACAAAGAGAAG ATCTCTCCCAACAGCCAGATGGAGAACTTGTCCTTAGCATCAGGAAAGAATGAAGATGCAGCAGGCAATTTCAAGAAAAC ATCTCAGAAATCTCAGAATTCGACCCCTGTCAACATGTCTACGCTCTTGAGCTTTGGCTATTTAGAGGACCAGAAAGGGGCACCAAATATGCATTCATCAA GTTCCAAGGAGTAG
- the LOC111974535 gene encoding uncharacterized protein C7orf57 homolog isoform X1, protein MNTDTDRRQNDHGVGNGDGDDDSTKAAPTSQIPGMSDDANNGPEERTKGRRTGVNESDSAYTKLAKQGGQRGKNGLLWHEETNLDTKPNSASSYKAPNWFSGSPKAQEQASPTESFQNYMSTNAPFGSDNKSTWERDFDDKEKISPNSQMENLSLASGKNEDAAGNFKKTPAAPLPIDGAEEISQKSQNSTPVNMSTLLSFGYLEDQKGAPNMHSSSSKE, encoded by the exons ATGAACACTGACACAGATCGCCGACAAAACGACCATG gcgTTGGcaatggtgatggtgatgatgattcaACAAAAGCTGCCCCGACCTCGCAGATTCCTGGGATGTCTGACGATGCTAACaatggtcctgaggagaggacTAAAGGACGCCGTACGGGAGTCAATGAGTCCGATTCTGCTTATACTAAACTGGCTAAACAAGGAGGACAGAGGGGTAAAAACG GTTTATTGTGGCACGAGGAGACCAATTTGGACACCAAACCTAATTCTGCGTCATCTTACAAAGCTCCAAATTGGTTCTCTGGATCTCCAAAAGCTCAAGAGCAAGCAAG CCCAACTGAGAGCTTTCAAAACTACATGTCAACTAATGCTCCCTTTGGGAGTGATAATAAGTCAACTTGGGAAAGGGACTTTGATGACAAAGAGAAG ATCTCTCCCAACAGCCAGATGGAGAACTTGTCCTTAGCATCAGGAAAGAATGAAGATGCAGCAGGCAATTTCAAGAAAAC CCCAGCAGCCCCGCTACCAATTGatggggctgaagaaat ATCTCAGAAATCTCAGAATTCGACCCCTGTCAACATGTCTACGCTCTTGAGCTTTGGCTATTTAGAGGACCAGAAAGGGGCACCAAATATGCATTCATCAA GTTCCAAGGAGTAG
- the LOC111974528 gene encoding uridine phosphorylase 2 encodes MSPILLNGIGTVNDHSEYIEPEVPFKIPQIHVKNPHLDTMEEDILYHFNLGTKTHNLPEMFGDIKFVCVGGSANRMKSFAQFIHQELALPGNMDDVTDICEGTDRYSMYKVGPVLSISHGMGIPSISIMLHELIKLLHHARCIDFILFRIGTSGGVGLAPGTVVVTDKAVDCFFRAQFEQVVLGKVITRSTELDVGVSKELLQCSSELEDVPTIIGNTMCTSDFYEGQGRLDGALCSFSTEDKLEYLRKAYNTGVRNIEMESTVFAAMCRACGIKAAVVCVTLLNRFDGDQIATPHDVLVEYQQRPQVLVAHFIKKRLGLVV; translated from the exons ATGTCACCTATTTTACTGAACGGTATAGGGACTGTCAATGACCATTCTGAATATATCGA ACCCGAGGTCCCTTTCAAGATCCCCCAGATCCATGTTAAGAACCCCCACTTGGATACAATGGAAGAGGACATTCTCTATCACTTCAACCTGGGGACCAAGACCCACAACCTACCTGAAATGTTTGGAGACATCAAG TTTGTGTGCGTCGGCGGCAGTGCCAATCGGATGAAGTCCTTTGCCCAGTTCATTCACCAGGAGCTGGCCTTGCCCGGAAACATGGATGACGTCACCGATATCTGTGAGGGAACCGACCGCTACTCCATGTACAAAGTGGGACCTGTACTTTCTATCAGT CATGGTATGGGCATCCCTTCCATCTCCATCATGCTCCATGAGCTCATCAAGCTGCTGCATCATGCCCGCTGCATCGACTTCATCCTCTTTCGCATTGGCACTTCCGGTGGAGTCG GTCTGGCACCAGGAACAGTAGTGGTCACAGACAAGGCGGTGGACTGCTTCTTCCGTGCCCAGTTTGAGCAGGTGGTTCTAGGTAAGGTGATCACAAGGAGCACAGAGCTTGACGTGGGCGTCTCCAAGGAGCTGCTGCAGTGCTCCTCCGAGTTAGAGGACGTGCCCACCATCATCGGCAACACCATGTGCACCAGTGACTTCTATGAAG GCCAGGGTCGGCTGGATGGagctctctgctccttctccactGAGGACAAGCTGGAGTACCTGAGGAAAGCCTATAACACGGGAGTCAGGAATATTGAGATGGAGTCCACCGTCTTCGCAGCCATGTGTCGTGCCTGTGGCATCAAAG CTGCAGTCGTATGCGTGACTTTGTTGAACCGTTTCGATGGGGACCAGATCGCCACCCCTCATGATGTGCTGGTGGAGTACCAACAGAGACCTCAGGTTCTGGTGGCCCACTTCATCAAGAAACGCCTGGGCCTCGTCGTCTAA
- the LOC111974535 gene encoding uncharacterized protein C7orf57 homolog isoform X2, whose translation MNTDTDRRQNDHGVGNGDGDDDSTKAAPTSQIPGMSDDANNGPEERTKGRRTGVNESDSAYTKLAKQGGQRGLLWHEETNLDTKPNSASSYKAPNWFSGSPKAQEQASPTESFQNYMSTNAPFGSDNKSTWERDFDDKEKISPNSQMENLSLASGKNEDAAGNFKKTPAAPLPIDGAEEISQKSQNSTPVNMSTLLSFGYLEDQKGAPNMHSSSSKE comes from the exons ATGAACACTGACACAGATCGCCGACAAAACGACCATG gcgTTGGcaatggtgatggtgatgatgattcaACAAAAGCTGCCCCGACCTCGCAGATTCCTGGGATGTCTGACGATGCTAACaatggtcctgaggagaggacTAAAGGACGCCGTACGGGAGTCAATGAGTCCGATTCTGCTTATACTAAACTGGCTAAACAAGGAGGACAGAGGG GTTTATTGTGGCACGAGGAGACCAATTTGGACACCAAACCTAATTCTGCGTCATCTTACAAAGCTCCAAATTGGTTCTCTGGATCTCCAAAAGCTCAAGAGCAAGCAAG CCCAACTGAGAGCTTTCAAAACTACATGTCAACTAATGCTCCCTTTGGGAGTGATAATAAGTCAACTTGGGAAAGGGACTTTGATGACAAAGAGAAG ATCTCTCCCAACAGCCAGATGGAGAACTTGTCCTTAGCATCAGGAAAGAATGAAGATGCAGCAGGCAATTTCAAGAAAAC CCCAGCAGCCCCGCTACCAATTGatggggctgaagaaat ATCTCAGAAATCTCAGAATTCGACCCCTGTCAACATGTCTACGCTCTTGAGCTTTGGCTATTTAGAGGACCAGAAAGGGGCACCAAATATGCATTCATCAA GTTCCAAGGAGTAG
- the LOC111974535 gene encoding uncharacterized protein C7orf57 homolog isoform X4, which translates to MNTDTDRRQNDHGVGNGDGDDDSTKAAPTSQIPGMSDDANNGPEERTKGRRTGVNESDSAYTKLAKQGGQRGLLWHEETNLDTKPNSASSYKAPNWFSGSPKAQEQASPTESFQNYMSTNAPFGSDNKSTWERDFDDKEKISPNSQMENLSLASGKNEDAAGNFKKTSQKSQNSTPVNMSTLLSFGYLEDQKGAPNMHSSSSKE; encoded by the exons ATGAACACTGACACAGATCGCCGACAAAACGACCATG gcgTTGGcaatggtgatggtgatgatgattcaACAAAAGCTGCCCCGACCTCGCAGATTCCTGGGATGTCTGACGATGCTAACaatggtcctgaggagaggacTAAAGGACGCCGTACGGGAGTCAATGAGTCCGATTCTGCTTATACTAAACTGGCTAAACAAGGAGGACAGAGGG GTTTATTGTGGCACGAGGAGACCAATTTGGACACCAAACCTAATTCTGCGTCATCTTACAAAGCTCCAAATTGGTTCTCTGGATCTCCAAAAGCTCAAGAGCAAGCAAG CCCAACTGAGAGCTTTCAAAACTACATGTCAACTAATGCTCCCTTTGGGAGTGATAATAAGTCAACTTGGGAAAGGGACTTTGATGACAAAGAGAAG ATCTCTCCCAACAGCCAGATGGAGAACTTGTCCTTAGCATCAGGAAAGAATGAAGATGCAGCAGGCAATTTCAAGAAAAC ATCTCAGAAATCTCAGAATTCGACCCCTGTCAACATGTCTACGCTCTTGAGCTTTGGCTATTTAGAGGACCAGAAAGGGGCACCAAATATGCATTCATCAA GTTCCAAGGAGTAG